The following coding sequences lie in one Flavobacteriales bacterium genomic window:
- a CDS encoding SpoIIE family protein phosphatase gives MPKIFLHIGFILALLQGVVAQDLRFNQITNSDGLSQSVVNCILEDKYGFIWVGTQDGLNKYDGYSIEIIKTNPHDSLSLSGNNILSIFEDKTGIIWIGTNDAGLNSYNRFTNKFTVFKQNPTVKNTLINNTIRSITEDENGVLWIGTEGGMCSLDKDRKTFTNYYPHEKGLKSNRVWSIVLSSNKNQLYVATFGEGLHIFNKKSQQFTQVKDTTKNGGLKVPGSEKVRTVLEDLAGNVWMGTNNSGLIKYQPKINQFQYFVEGKSTKNISNERVRCLTQMPDGTIWIGTFNGLNVFNPKTNEFTKHYRNESNTYSLNNNNITCVLGSNNNIYWVGTDGGGLNIYKQLANRFRHYFKEENKVNTLSENTVMSILKTTDGNLWLGTLGGGINILDRNKNEYRQITFPENKIHSRILSLHQDQDGLVWIGSWGGGANFYDPVSKQFSQPLEEGKVLNGTSISNNTVVDIDEDKFGNIWIATLNGLNKFDKEKKSIRNFFTGDGLVGSNVTSLFSDKEDDKLYVGTSNGLCVLDVYSNKINRVDIKNNEVTINSIEKIDDKNFWIGTNAGLVHLNTKDNAVLWFFEIDGLPNEYIYGVLKDNKNVLWISTNFGLSKLDLKLYAKNQIAQFKNYFEIDGLQSNEFNQGAYHVSNDGEMFFGGINGFNSFYPEKVIDNPHQPPVYFTSFKIFEKEVELDSNISQKKYLELSYKDQFFSFEFVGIDFNLPTKNMFSWKLEGIDEDWNPPTKRRYVSYNNLPGGDYVLRVRASNNDGVWNEEGVAIHIKIIPPFWKTTWFYIVCTILLVVFIFGFIKFRERKLLTEKRMLAQKVTERTKELQEKNKDILSSITYAKRIQEAILPPLNEVKKHFPNSFIYYSPKDIVSGDFYWFGTKNNKCILAAVDCTGHGVPGAFMSMIGHNLLHQIVVKEDVIIPSEILNKLDKAVVKALKQDDNFDTKDGMDMSLIVFDKETKELEFAGAYRPLYLFKNKELIKIEADKYPIGGGKQIQENKLFTNHKIDITEGDIIYLFTDGYPDQFGGIDEQARGLGGKKIMVKKFQEIIKQNIDLDMQNQEGELKTYFNEWKGNLEQVDDILVIGIKF, from the coding sequence TTGCCAAAAATATTTTTACATATCGGTTTTATACTTGCCTTGTTACAAGGTGTTGTTGCACAAGATTTGAGGTTTAATCAGATAACCAATTCTGATGGGTTGTCTCAAAGTGTTGTAAACTGTATTTTAGAAGATAAATATGGATTTATTTGGGTAGGAACTCAAGATGGATTAAATAAATACGATGGATATTCTATTGAAATTATTAAAACCAATCCGCATGATTCTTTATCACTTTCAGGTAATAATATTTTGTCCATTTTTGAAGATAAAACAGGTATTATTTGGATAGGGACTAATGATGCAGGATTAAACTCATACAACAGATTTACTAATAAGTTTACAGTTTTTAAGCAAAATCCTACCGTAAAAAATACATTGATAAACAATACAATTCGGTCTATTACAGAAGATGAAAATGGTGTTTTATGGATAGGAACTGAAGGGGGGATGTGTAGTTTGGATAAAGACCGAAAAACATTTACCAACTATTACCCACACGAAAAAGGATTAAAAAGTAACAGAGTGTGGAGTATTGTTCTTTCATCAAATAAAAATCAATTGTATGTTGCAACTTTTGGAGAAGGGCTACATATCTTCAATAAAAAATCACAACAATTTACACAAGTTAAAGATACCACTAAAAATGGTGGTTTAAAGGTGCCAGGTAGCGAAAAAGTAAGAACGGTTTTAGAAGATTTAGCTGGAAATGTATGGATGGGAACGAATAATTCAGGGTTAATTAAATACCAGCCAAAAATAAATCAGTTTCAATATTTTGTAGAAGGTAAGTCCACTAAAAATATTTCTAATGAGAGGGTAAGATGTCTCACTCAAATGCCTGATGGAACGATTTGGATAGGAACTTTTAATGGATTAAATGTATTTAATCCTAAAACCAATGAGTTTACTAAACATTATAGAAATGAATCAAACACTTATTCATTAAACAACAACAACATTACATGTGTATTAGGTAGTAATAATAACATTTATTGGGTAGGAACCGATGGAGGTGGGCTTAACATCTATAAACAATTAGCCAATCGATTTAGACATTATTTTAAAGAAGAAAACAAGGTCAATACCCTATCAGAAAATACCGTAATGTCTATTTTAAAAACTACTGATGGTAATTTATGGCTAGGTACATTGGGGGGAGGAATAAATATTCTTGACAGAAATAAAAATGAATACAGACAGATTACTTTTCCAGAAAACAAAATCCATTCTCGTATTTTATCGCTGCATCAAGACCAAGATGGGTTGGTTTGGATAGGTTCATGGGGTGGTGGTGCAAATTTTTACGACCCTGTAAGTAAACAATTTTCACAACCTTTAGAGGAAGGTAAAGTTTTGAATGGAACTTCAATTTCAAACAACACTGTTGTAGATATTGATGAGGATAAATTTGGAAATATTTGGATAGCGACATTAAATGGGCTTAATAAATTCGATAAAGAAAAGAAATCGATTAGAAATTTTTTTACTGGCGATGGTTTAGTTGGTAGTAACGTTACAAGTTTGTTTTCCGATAAGGAAGATGACAAGCTTTATGTTGGTACGAGTAATGGTTTGTGTGTGTTAGATGTTTATAGTAATAAAATTAATAGAGTAGATATTAAAAATAATGAAGTAACCATTAATTCTATTGAAAAAATAGATGATAAGAATTTCTGGATAGGAACAAATGCTGGGTTGGTGCATTTGAATACAAAAGACAATGCTGTTCTTTGGTTTTTTGAGATTGATGGTCTTCCAAACGAATATATTTATGGAGTTTTAAAAGACAATAAGAATGTATTATGGATAAGTACCAATTTTGGGTTATCCAAACTTGATTTGAAGCTTTATGCAAAAAATCAAATAGCTCAATTTAAAAATTACTTTGAAATTGATGGGCTTCAATCCAATGAATTTAATCAAGGGGCATACCATGTATCAAACGATGGAGAGATGTTTTTTGGTGGAATTAATGGGTTTAATTCATTTTATCCTGAAAAAGTAATTGATAACCCACATCAGCCACCAGTTTACTTTACTTCATTTAAAATTTTTGAGAAAGAAGTGGAACTGGATTCGAATATTTCTCAGAAAAAATATTTAGAGTTAAGTTACAAGGATCAGTTTTTTTCTTTCGAGTTTGTAGGTATTGATTTTAATTTGCCTACTAAAAACATGTTTTCGTGGAAGCTAGAAGGTATTGATGAGGACTGGAATCCTCCTACAAAAAGAAGATATGTAAGTTATAATAATTTACCTGGAGGTGATTATGTATTACGAGTTAGAGCATCTAATAATGATGGGGTATGGAATGAGGAGGGGGTTGCTATTCATATAAAAATCATTCCGCCATTTTGGAAAACAACTTGGTTTTATATTGTTTGCACAATCTTACTTGTTGTTTTTATTTTCGGCTTTATTAAATTCAGAGAACGTAAATTGTTGACTGAAAAGAGAATGTTGGCTCAAAAAGTAACAGAAAGAACAAAAGAACTTCAAGAAAAAAACAAAGATATTTTAAGCAGTATAACATACGCTAAAAGAATTCAGGAGGCTATTCTCCCACCGTTAAACGAGGTTAAAAAACATTTTCCCAATTCATTTATATATTATTCTCCTAAAGATATTGTTAGTGGCGATTTTTATTGGTTTGGTACTAAAAATAACAAATGTATTCTTGCAGCTGTTGATTGTACTGGACATGGGGTTCCGGGTGCATTCATGAGTATGATTGGGCATAATTTATTGCATCAAATTGTAGTGAAGGAAGATGTGATTATACCTTCGGAGATTCTCAATAAATTGGATAAAGCTGTTGTTAAAGCTCTAAAACAAGATGATAATTTCGATACTAAAGATGGAATGGACATGTCATTAATTGTTTTTGACAAAGAAACAAAAGAGCTAGAATTTGCAGGGGCTTATCGTCCATTATATCTGTTTAAAAACAAGGAGTTAATTAAAATAGAAGCTGATAAGTATCCTATAGGTGGAGGAAAACAGATACAAGAAAACAAGTTATTTACCAATCATAAAATAGATATAACCGAAGGAGATATTATTTATTTATTTACCGATGGTTATCCTGATCAGTTTGGAGGAATTGATGAACAAGCTAGAGGATTAGGAGGTAAAAAAATTATGGTTAAAAAGTTTCAAGAAATTATCAAACAAAATATTGATTTAGATATGCAAAATCAAGAAGGTGAACTTAAAACATATTTTAATGAGTGGAAAGGTAATCTTGAGCAGGTTGATGATATTTTAGTGATAGGAATTAAATTTTAA
- a CDS encoding DUF1987 domain-containing protein, translating into MEELIIEGSPKTPTIKFNPETGYLLVRGRSIPENSIEFYKPLVDALEAYNKSSKSQTKVDIQLEYFNTSSSKCILDVFKKLEAINAGSSEVTINWYYEEDDEDMLEAGEDYQAIISVPFKMIEVEED; encoded by the coding sequence ATGGAAGAGTTAATAATAGAAGGATCACCAAAAACACCAACCATTAAGTTTAACCCTGAGACAGGATACTTATTAGTAAGAGGTAGATCAATTCCTGAAAATTCCATTGAGTTTTATAAGCCGTTGGTAGATGCATTAGAGGCTTACAATAAAAGCTCAAAGTCTCAAACTAAAGTGGATATTCAATTGGAGTATTTCAATACAAGTTCATCAAAGTGTATTTTGGATGTATTTAAGAAGTTGGAAGCTATTAATGCTGGAAGTAGTGAAGTTACCATTAATTGGTACTACGAAGAAGATGATGAGGATATGTTAGAGGCAGGTGAAGATTACCAAGCAATTATTAGTGTACCCTTTAAAATGATAGAAGTAGAAGAGGATTAA
- the trxB gene encoding thioredoxin-disulfide reductase translates to MSEQIEKVKCLIIGSGPAGYTAAIYAARANMNPVLYQGMQPGGQLTTTNEVENFPGYPDGVTGPEMMIQLENQAKRFNTDIRNGWVTKVDFTGPVHKVWIEDKKEIHADTVIISTGASAKYLGLPSEQHYLKAGGGVSACAVCDGFFYRNQETVIVGAGDSACEEAHYLSNICKKVTMLVRKDDFRASKIMADRVKKTPNIEILYNTETEEVLGENDLVTGVRVKNNQTGEVKVIPCTGFFVAIGHTPNTEIFKDYINLDAAGYIEYAKPGTSKTNVEGVFVSGDAADKTYRQAITAAGTGCMAALDAERYLAALGH, encoded by the coding sequence ATGTCAGAACAAATAGAAAAGGTAAAATGTTTAATCATAGGCTCTGGTCCAGCAGGATACACAGCGGCAATTTATGCTGCACGAGCAAATATGAACCCAGTTTTATATCAAGGAATGCAGCCCGGTGGACAATTAACCACAACTAATGAGGTTGAAAATTTTCCTGGATATCCCGATGGAGTTACGGGTCCAGAAATGATGATACAACTCGAAAATCAAGCAAAACGATTTAATACGGATATTAGAAATGGTTGGGTAACTAAAGTTGATTTTACTGGTCCAGTACATAAAGTTTGGATTGAGGATAAAAAAGAAATTCATGCTGATACAGTAATTATTTCTACAGGTGCTAGTGCTAAATATTTAGGGTTACCATCCGAACAACATTATTTAAAAGCAGGAGGAGGCGTTTCTGCTTGTGCAGTATGCGATGGATTCTTTTATAGAAATCAAGAAACGGTAATTGTTGGAGCTGGCGATTCAGCTTGTGAGGAAGCTCATTATTTGTCTAACATTTGTAAAAAAGTTACCATGTTGGTTAGAAAGGATGATTTTAGAGCATCAAAAATTATGGCTGATAGGGTTAAGAAAACACCAAATATTGAAATTTTATACAACACAGAAACTGAAGAAGTTTTAGGTGAAAATGATTTAGTAACAGGCGTTAGAGTTAAAAATAACCAAACAGGAGAAGTAAAAGTAATTCCTTGTACTGGATTTTTTGTTGCTATTGGACATACGCCAAATACCGAAATTTTTAAAGATTACATTAATTTAGATGCAGCAGGATATATTGAATATGCGAAACCAGGAACATCAAAAACCAATGTAGAAGGGGTTTTTGTTTCGGGAGATGCTGCTGATAAAACATATCGTCAGGCAATAACTGCTGCAGGAACAGGTTGTATGGCGGCGTTAGATGCTGAGCGATATTTAGCAGCATTAGGTCATTAA
- a CDS encoding 3-hydroxybutyryl-CoA dehydrogenase, with translation MKNIAVIGAGTMGNGIAHTFAQSGFKVNLIDVSQPALDKAISTITKNLDRMVIKEKISEGDKSHTLSNITTYTDLSSGVNGVDLVVEAATENIDLKLKIFKTLDEVTDSSVILASNTSSISITKIASVTNRADKVIGMHFMNPVPIMKLVEIIRGYSTSDEVTNTIMELSKKLGKVPVEVNDYPGFVANRILMPMINEAIITLYEGVAGVEEIDTVMKLGMAHPMGPLQLADFIGLDVCLSILNVLHDGFGNPKYAPCPLLVNMVTAGKMGVKNGEGFYEWTHGTKDLIVSSQFK, from the coding sequence ATGAAAAATATAGCAGTAATAGGAGCAGGCACAATGGGTAATGGTATAGCTCACACTTTTGCTCAAAGTGGTTTTAAAGTAAATTTAATTGATGTTTCTCAACCAGCCTTAGATAAAGCAATTTCGACTATCACCAAAAATTTAGATCGTATGGTGATAAAGGAAAAAATTTCTGAGGGCGACAAATCACATACCTTGAGTAACATAACAACTTATACCGATTTAAGTAGTGGTGTTAATGGAGTTGATTTAGTCGTTGAAGCAGCAACAGAAAACATTGACTTAAAATTAAAGATATTTAAAACTCTTGATGAAGTTACTGACTCATCAGTAATCTTAGCATCTAATACATCGTCTATTTCTATAACAAAAATTGCATCAGTTACTAATCGTGCTGATAAAGTAATAGGTATGCACTTTATGAATCCGGTGCCAATTATGAAATTGGTAGAGATTATTAGAGGATATTCTACATCTGATGAAGTAACAAATACTATCATGGAATTATCTAAAAAATTAGGTAAAGTTCCAGTTGAAGTAAACGATTATCCAGGGTTTGTAGCAAATAGAATTTTAATGCCAATGATTAATGAAGCAATTATTACGTTGTATGAAGGTGTTGCCGGAGTTGAAGAGATTGATACCGTAATGAAGTTGGGAATGGCTCATCCTATGGGTCCGTTACAATTGGCTGATTTTATTGGATTGGATGTTTGCCTATCTATTTTAAATGTTTTGCATGATGGTTTCGGTAATCCAAAATATGCTCCATGTCCGTTATTGGTAAACATGGTTACAGCAGGTAAAATGGGTGTTAAAAATGGAGAAGGATTTTATGAGTGGACTCACGGTACAAAAGATTTAATTGTTTCAAGCCAGTTTAAGTAG
- a CDS encoding LptF/LptG family permease: MKKANLFIIKSFIGPFIMTFFIALFVLLMQFIWLYIDEMLGKGLEWYIIAELLIFASANLVPLALPLAILLASLMTFGNLGEHFELVSFKAAGISLQKVMQPLIILVTIITLSAFFFANNIIPVANLKFYSLLHDIRSQKPAFNILPDVFYNEIDGYVIRVKDKVPTEEGDMLKKVMIYNHTADNGNRQLTIADSGIMQISPDKSYFLVKLYHGVDYQEKFEGRVDKIYPLSRFSFDEHEMRIDLTGFKLNRTDEELFKEDYRMLNLRQLSEKTDTIVNYFNHRTTDFFNAIQSSYIVNDTLFKQTYQQNTNAAKITLDEALKKVNKEQRDQIFNIALNSARTNKGRSSAMVVELDFHDENLINFEVEWHRKFTFSLACLIMFFIGAPLGAIVRKGGLGMPVVISVIFFLLFWILSISGEKMAKEKVIEVYQGMWLATAFLFPLGFFFTYKATTDSEMFNVDAYTSFIKKFFKKKEK, encoded by the coding sequence GTGAAAAAAGCAAATCTATTTATCATCAAGTCATTTATTGGGCCATTTATCATGACCTTCTTTATTGCTTTGTTTGTGCTTTTAATGCAATTTATTTGGTTGTATATTGATGAGATGCTTGGTAAAGGGTTAGAGTGGTATATTATTGCTGAATTGTTGATTTTTGCTTCTGCCAATTTAGTTCCATTGGCATTGCCCTTAGCCATTCTTTTAGCTTCATTAATGACATTCGGTAATCTTGGCGAACATTTTGAATTGGTTTCGTTTAAGGCTGCTGGAATTTCTCTTCAAAAAGTAATGCAGCCTCTAATTATATTGGTAACTATTATTACATTAAGTGCCTTCTTTTTTGCTAATAATATAATACCTGTTGCTAATTTAAAATTCTATTCGTTGTTACACGATATTCGCTCTCAAAAACCTGCGTTTAATATTTTGCCTGATGTTTTTTACAATGAAATAGATGGATATGTAATTAGAGTTAAAGATAAAGTTCCAACTGAAGAGGGTGATATGCTTAAAAAAGTAATGATTTACAATCATACGGCTGATAATGGAAATAGACAGTTAACTATTGCTGATTCGGGCATCATGCAAATTTCTCCTGATAAGTCTTATTTTTTGGTTAAACTTTATCACGGGGTTGATTATCAAGAAAAATTTGAGGGTAGAGTAGATAAAATCTATCCTCTATCTAGGTTTTCGTTTGATGAGCATGAAATGAGAATAGATTTAACTGGATTTAAACTAAATAGGACAGACGAAGAATTGTTTAAGGAAGATTACAGAATGTTAAACCTTCGTCAGTTAAGCGAAAAAACTGACACTATTGTAAATTATTTTAATCATCGAACTACCGATTTTTTCAATGCAATTCAATCATCATACATTGTAAACGATACTCTATTTAAACAAACTTATCAGCAGAATACTAATGCAGCTAAAATAACTTTAGATGAAGCATTGAAAAAAGTAAACAAAGAGCAGCGCGACCAAATTTTTAATATAGCCTTAAATAGTGCTAGAACTAATAAAGGTCGTTCTTCGGCAATGGTAGTTGAACTAGATTTTCATGATGAGAATCTCATAAATTTTGAAGTAGAATGGCATCGAAAATTCACATTTTCGTTGGCTTGTTTAATTATGTTTTTTATAGGTGCTCCATTAGGAGCTATAGTTCGTAAAGGTGGTTTAGGTATGCCAGTGGTTATTTCAGTAATATTTTTCTTGTTGTTTTGGATATTATCAATTAGTGGCGAAAAAATGGCTAAAGAAAAAGTAATTGAGGTGTATCAAGGCATGTGGTTGGCGACTGCTTTTTTATTTCCATTGGGTTTTTTCTTTACCTATAAAGCAACAACAGATTCTGAAATGTTTAATGTTGATGCTTACACTAGTTTTATAAAGAAGTTTTTTAAGAAAAAGGAAAAATGA
- a CDS encoding glycosyltransferase family 4 protein: protein MKILQICSKPPLPSIDGGCKATHNFTKGFLEENIEVKILTLNTKKHPFIKNQLPEDYIKKTDIESIFVDTSVKIVPALINFCQSKSYNISRFYSNEFEELILNNLKRGDFDVVLFEGLYVSPYIGVVKKNSSAKLVYRAHNVEYEIWQRNAEFEKNIIKKIYFKILAKQLKQYEVAVFKNFDFIAAITERDKQEIQKYITHIPIEVFPFGIDLQDYSIKEVINENKVFYIGSMDWLPNLRGIEWFIKEVWSTIVKTNNKPFFVLAGKKMPLWLMELKHKNINVIGEVDNALEFISNNNIMVVPLFSGSGMRVKIIEAMALQKTVIGTAIAFEGISCENKKNVLVANNKDEFVRLLEDCFNDKGMVDLISKNARLLIEENYDNKQIVRELIRFIKSN, encoded by the coding sequence ATGAAGATTCTTCAAATTTGTTCGAAGCCACCTCTACCATCAATAGATGGAGGGTGTAAAGCTACTCATAACTTTACAAAAGGGTTTTTAGAAGAGAATATTGAGGTGAAAATTCTTACATTAAATACAAAAAAACATCCTTTTATAAAAAATCAGTTACCAGAAGATTATATTAAAAAAACAGATATTGAATCAATCTTTGTAGATACGTCAGTTAAGATTGTTCCTGCTTTAATAAATTTTTGTCAATCAAAATCGTATAATATTTCTCGGTTTTATTCTAACGAGTTTGAAGAATTAATTCTTAATAATTTAAAGAGGGGAGATTTTGATGTAGTTCTATTCGAAGGGCTTTATGTATCACCTTATATAGGTGTGGTTAAAAAAAATTCATCTGCAAAATTAGTTTATCGAGCACATAATGTTGAATATGAGATATGGCAAAGAAATGCTGAATTCGAAAAAAATATTATAAAAAAGATATATTTTAAAATACTAGCTAAACAACTAAAGCAATATGAAGTTGCAGTATTTAAAAACTTTGATTTTATTGCAGCAATTACGGAAAGAGATAAACAGGAAATACAAAAATACATCACTCATATTCCTATTGAAGTTTTTCCTTTTGGAATAGATTTGCAAGATTATAGTATAAAAGAAGTGATTAACGAGAATAAAGTATTTTATATTGGGAGTATGGATTGGTTGCCAAATTTAAGAGGGATTGAGTGGTTTATAAAAGAAGTATGGTCTACCATTGTAAAAACTAATAATAAACCATTCTTTGTTTTAGCTGGTAAAAAGATGCCATTGTGGTTAATGGAACTAAAACACAAAAACATAAACGTAATAGGAGAAGTTGACAATGCATTAGAATTTATTAGCAATAATAATATAATGGTAGTTCCATTGTTTTCAGGTAGTGGAATGCGAGTGAAAATTATAGAAGCTATGGCACTTCAAAAAACTGTAATAGGAACTGCAATTGCATTTGAAGGAATATCTTGTGAAAACAAAAAAAATGTTTTAGTTGCAAACAATAAAGACGAATTTGTTAGATTATTGGAAGATTGTTTTAATGATAAAGGGATGGTTGATTTAATATCAAAAAATGCAAGATTATTGATTGAAGAAAATTATGACAACAAACAAATTGTTAGAGAATTAATAAGATTTATTAAAAGTAATTAA
- a CDS encoding glycosyltransferase — protein MKILVLLSRFPYPLEKGDKLRVFHQIKELSEKHEIYLCALSDEPVSKENYDVLKKYCVEIEVIRLFKVKIFFNLIHKLIFTKKSLQVSYFYNKSAQDKVNKFIEKVQPDYIYCQLIRVTEYVRHSKIPKTLDYMDALARGMERRIEEAPFYLKPFLKIETERLKRYEHFIFNDFNHHTIISKQDKELIVNIKNDSIVVVQNGVDYSTYQFKDAEKKYDLIFTGNMSYPPNITSAIYIVKEIMPLIWNQNPTINIAIVGSNPDSKITALKSDKVIVTGWVDDISSYYSESKIFIAPMQIGTGLQNKLLEAMAMKLPCITSNLANNALGAEHNKNILIGNSSEEYANHVLSLLENKELYITISENGHQYVKQHFTWEGTTQILEQLITSK, from the coding sequence ATGAAAATTTTAGTTTTATTATCAAGATTTCCTTATCCTTTAGAAAAAGGTGATAAACTCCGTGTTTTTCATCAAATCAAAGAGTTGTCAGAAAAACATGAAATATATTTGTGTGCACTTTCTGATGAACCTGTTTCTAAAGAAAATTATGATGTTTTAAAAAAATACTGTGTAGAAATTGAAGTGATAAGATTGTTTAAGGTTAAAATTTTCTTCAATCTAATTCATAAATTAATTTTTACTAAAAAGTCGTTACAAGTAAGTTATTTCTATAATAAATCAGCTCAAGATAAGGTTAACAAGTTTATAGAAAAGGTTCAGCCTGATTATATTTATTGTCAGCTAATTAGAGTTACTGAATATGTTCGGCATTCTAAAATTCCAAAAACATTGGATTATATGGATGCTTTGGCTAGAGGTATGGAACGTAGAATTGAAGAAGCTCCATTTTATTTAAAACCATTCTTGAAAATTGAAACTGAGCGATTAAAGCGGTATGAACATTTTATTTTTAACGATTTTAATCACCATACCATCATATCAAAACAAGACAAAGAACTAATTGTAAACATTAAAAATGATTCTATTGTGGTTGTTCAGAATGGGGTTGATTATTCTACGTATCAGTTTAAAGATGCAGAGAAGAAGTATGATTTGATTTTTACGGGTAATATGAGTTATCCCCCGAATATTACAAGTGCAATTTATATTGTTAAAGAAATTATGCCGCTGATATGGAATCAAAATCCTACTATAAATATTGCAATAGTTGGCTCAAATCCAGATTCTAAAATAACAGCGTTGAAATCGGACAAAGTTATAGTAACGGGATGGGTAGATGATATTTCTTCGTATTATTCTGAATCGAAAATATTTATTGCTCCAATGCAAATAGGTACAGGATTACAAAACAAATTATTGGAAGCCATGGCAATGAAATTACCTTGTATTACTTCAAACTTGGCAAACAATGCGCTGGGAGCAGAACACAACAAGAATATTTTAATTGGAAATAGTTCTGAAGAATATGCAAATCATGTGTTGAGTTTATTAGAAAATAAGGAACTTTATATTACTATTTCAGAAAATGGTCATCAGTATGTAAAACAACATTTTACATGGGAAGGAACAACGCAAATTTTAGAACAATTAATTACATCAAAATAA
- a CDS encoding 2,3,4,5-tetrahydropyridine-2,6-dicarboxylate N-succinyltransferase, translating into MQKLKETIEQVWEQRELLNQLEYQDAIRLVIDRIDKGTLRVAEPVGENWQVNEWVKKAVVLYFPIQKMETIEVGPFEFHDKMKLKTNYAALGVRVVPHAVARYGAFLASGVIMMPSYVNIGAYVDSGTMVDTWATVGSCAQIGKNVHLSGGVGIGGVLEPLQAAPVIIEDGCFVGSRCIVVEGVRVRKEAVLGANVVLTKSTKIIDVSGDSPIEYIGEVPERSVVIPGSYTKKFKAGDYQVPCALIIGKRKASTDLKTSLNDVLRDYSVAV; encoded by the coding sequence ATGCAAAAGCTAAAAGAAACGATAGAACAAGTTTGGGAACAAAGAGAATTACTTAATCAATTAGAATATCAAGATGCAATTAGATTGGTTATTGATAGGATTGATAAAGGTACATTAAGAGTTGCTGAACCTGTTGGTGAAAATTGGCAGGTTAACGAATGGGTTAAAAAAGCAGTAGTGTTATATTTTCCTATTCAAAAAATGGAAACTATTGAGGTGGGTCCATTTGAGTTTCATGATAAAATGAAATTAAAAACCAATTACGCTGCATTAGGAGTGAGAGTTGTGCCTCATGCTGTTGCTCGTTATGGTGCATTTTTAGCCAGTGGAGTAATTATGATGCCATCGTATGTAAATATTGGTGCTTATGTAGATTCAGGAACTATGGTTGATACATGGGCAACGGTAGGTTCGTGTGCACAAATAGGTAAAAATGTGCATTTAAGTGGTGGAGTAGGTATTGGCGGTGTTTTAGAGCCCTTACAAGCGGCTCCAGTTATTATTGAAGACGGTTGTTTTGTTGGTTCAAGATGTATTGTTGTAGAAGGTGTTAGAGTTCGAAAAGAAGCAGTTTTAGGAGCAAATGTTGTATTAACAAAATCTACAAAAATTATTGATGTAAGCGGAGATAGTCCAATAGAATATATTGGAGAAGTTCCTGAACGAAGTGTGGTAATACCTGGTTCTTATACCAAAAAATTTAAAGCTGGAGATTATCAAGTGCCTTGTGCATTAATTATTGGCAAAAGAAAAGCAAGCACAGACCTTAAAACATCGTTGAATGATGTGTTAAGAGATTATAGTGTAGCCGTTTAA